The Armatimonadota bacterium DNA segment AGCGCGCACAGGATTCTGTCGCAGGTGGCGAGGAGCGAGCGCGCCTTCGTCGCGGCCTGCCTGGACGCGGGCGCCGACGGTGTGTTCTTCGCGACGCAACTGGCAGGCGACGGCCTGCTGGCCTGGGACGAGTACTCTACGCTCTGCCTGCCCCACGACCTCGTCGCCCTCGAACCACTGCGGGGCCGCCCGCACCTGTCGATAGCCCACATCCACGGCGAGCGGCCGCTATTCGACCTGGCGCGGTTCTATACCCTTCCGATGGTCAGCTGGCACGACCGCAGGACCTCGCCTGATCTGTGTGAGGGCCTGACGAGGACGGGCTCGGGGGCTGCGGCAGGAGGACTGGATGAGCGCGGTGTTCTGTCAGACGGCCCTGCGGAACGGATCGGTGAGGATGTCCGCGATACCCTCGACCGGGTGCGCGGATGCAGTAGCGGGCCCCGCCACATGCTGGCACCGGGCTGTGTACTGCCCCTCCAGGTTCCGGATGCGCACCTCCTGGCCGCGAGGAGCGCGGTGGAGGAGAGCGGATAGCCAGCCGGCGCTACTCCCCTACCGTGATCACCACACGGGCCGGCCTTGACTCGACGCCTCCGGCGCCAACGGCCACCGCCGTGATGGTCAGCCGGTCGCCCGCACGCGGCGGCGGCGCAAGGTGCACGCGCGCCTCCCAGGCGCCCTGACCGGACGTCGGCACATTGATCGGCCCGATCAGCACGGCGTGACCATCGGCCCGGCCGCGGGCGTATTCTACGGTGACCTTCACCTGGGCTGCCCCGGCCGCTGTCCCCCTGATAAGCAGGGGTGAGTCGATGGCGTCGCCGGGCCTCGGCGCAACGATGACCGGCGGCGCAGGCTGCGCCGGCGGCTCAGGACGCACCGGCGGGGATGGGCCGGGCGGAGCGATCACCGGAGGGGTGGGTGTGGGCGCAGGCCCAGGCGTGGGTCGAGACCAGGGTGTGGGCGTGGGCACGGGCGTGGGCTCGGGCCTGGGCGGGGGAGTGGGCCGCAGCGTGGGCGTGGGAGGCCGGGTCGGCTCGATGGTGAAGGTCCAGCTCGTCGTGGCCTCGTTGCGCGCCAGGTCGGCGACGCGCGCCTGGACGCGGTTCGGCCCCTGCGGGAGTGGGTCGGCAGGCGAGTAGAGGGCGCTGGTCTCGGTGATCGCCACCGGGCGCGCCTCGCGTCCGTTGACCCAGAGCCGGAAGCTCCCCGGGTCGAGACCGGCAGGCCCACGCTCGGCCAGTCCCAGGATTATCGTGGGCTGACGCTCGCTCACCACGGAGCCGGGTTCGGGCGAGCGGCGCGTGAACTCAGGGGGCAGGCCGTCGATCACGACCGTACCCGCGTGCATCTCGATCTCCATGCCTGCCACGCGCAGGCGGACGGTCACGCCCGCCCGCGACGCCGTGTCTCCGTGCCGCACCGCGTAGCGGCCGGTGTACGTTCCCAGGGGACCCTCGACCATTCCCACGCCTCGCTCGATCCGGCCGATGTCAAACCAGGCGCTCCCGCGCGGCGTGCCCCGCAGCGTCACTACCAGCGTGGCTCCGATTCCAAGCGGCCCGTGGTCGCTGATGTAGGCGCCGTAGATCCTGGGCGGGAGAGGGTAGATCGGCGTCGGGATCGGGCGCGGCATCGGGACAGGCGGGATCGGCAGCGGCGGGGTCGGAGTGCGCGCGCGTATCTCCCACACGTCGCCGGTCTGCGGATTCGCCCTGAGCTCCACCTCCATGCCGCGGCGCAGCAGGTCCCAGGTGACCTGGCGGCCGTCCAGGAAGAAGGCGGCCTCCCCGGCGATTCGCAGGATCTGGCCGTCGCCGAGCGCCATCACCCGGGATCCTATGCTCTCCACCAATCCGGTGAGCGCTCTGTAGTAGGCGCGCACCGACAGCGCCTGCCCAAGGGCATCAGCGGTGACGCGCACGGAATCTCCCCGACGTATCTGATCGAGCGAGACCGAACCGCTGCGGCCCGAGGACACCTCGGTGAGGAAGATCGTGGTGGCTGCGGTCACGGCGAACCTCCAGATCATCCCGTCGGCGGCCACATGCAGGCGTGCCGGGAGCGCGTACGGATCCACCTGCGCAACCGTGCCTTCGACAGAGACGAGTTGCGGCGTCGGTGGGACAACAGGCGTGGGCCGGACCGGCTCCGGCGGCGCAGGCGGGATGACCGGCAGGGGCCGGACCGGCTCCGGCGGCCCGGGCAGTGGCGCTGCGGCCGGCGGAGGGGCCGGATAGCGCGCCGATGTCACGTGCACGATGCGCCCGGCCGGATCCCAGTTCACGCTGGCTCCCAGGGCCTCGCCCACGAACCGCAGGGGCACAAGCGTTCGGCCGGCCAGCACCATGGGCGGCACATCGAGCAGGACCGTGCGCCCATCCACCAGGGCACGGCGGACTCCCGGCTGCAGGACAACGACCGTGGCGCCGTGGCGCGCGACCACCCGTCCGGGATCAGGCTGCCATTCGACCTGGGCCCCCAGCCGCTCGAAGACCCCGCGCAGAGGGATCAGCACGCGCCCGGCCACTACCACCGGGGGCTGATCGAAGGCGACCACCTGCCCGTCTGCGACGACCCTCACCGCCTGCGCTTCGGCCGGGTGGGGAAGCACGCCCGCCGCCATGACGAACGCCATAGCCACGACTCGCAACGCCATCGTGTCTCCTCCGGGGATCTTTCTCCTCGATTACATTACGGGGGGGCGGGCCTGGAAGTTCGCATTCGGGCCCTGGGCCGGGAGAGGCGGAGCCCTCTTGAGAGGGCTCCGCCACCTCAAACCAGAAGGACCGCGTGCGCCGCTCTCGGCGGAGGACGACCGCGGCGGCAGGCTATGCGCGCCTACTTGGGCAGCGGGAAAATCTCCTTCAGCCAGCGCTCCAGCAGGCGATTCCTGACCTCCGTCTTCCCGAATCGCGCGAAGTCGTACTTGATCACGTTGAAATCCTGGAAGCGAGGCGACAGCCGGGAGACAGGCGTCCGCGCGTTCGATAGGATCTGATATGACTCACCCACCTCGTAGGCCAGTCGCTGCGCCTCGGGAGTCAACGCCCACTCGATGAAAGCGATGCCATTGGCCCGGTTGGGCGCGCCCTTGATCAGGCTGACGCCGCCGATCTCGTAGCCTGTTCCATCGCGTGCCGATCCGTAGGTGATGGGAAAGCCCCTAAGGATCTGTGATACCGATTCGTGGTTGAAGGTGATGCCTATGGCGACTTCACCTCGGCCTGCCAACACGCCCGGGGCCGTCCCGGCCCGCGTGTATTCAGCCACGTTAGGATGGATCCGCTTGAGCAGTTCAAACGCCTCGCTCTCACCGTACACCTGCACGACGGTCGCCAGCATCGTGTACCCGGTGCCCGAAGTCGTGGGGTTCGGGTAGGAGACCAGCCCCCGGTAGCGGGGATCGGCCAAGTCCTTCCAGGTCTTGGGCTCCGGAAGGTTCCGCTCGCGCAGCAGGCGCGGGTTCAACGCCCAACCCAGTATGCCCATGTACAGGGGGATGTACCTGCCCGCGACGACCTCTCGGATTTCAGATCGGAGTTCATCCCAGTTGCGCGGCCGGATGAACTCGGTCAGCCCCTCCTCGTAAGCCACCCACTGCGGATCACCCGTTCCGCCGAACCAAACGTCGAAGATGGGGTTGGCCCTCTCTGCCCGTACCCGGACCAATGCTTCCCCAGCGCTCATCCGGATGAAGTCGAGGGTGATACCCGTTGCGCGCGGGAACTGGACTTTGAGTTCATTGCACCAGGCCAGGTCCGGCACGCAGAGAATGTTGACTCGCCCGGGCGCAGGCCCTGCTTCCGCCACACCCAGGGCCGCGAGCGCGCAGACTACTCCTGCCAGCAAGAACCGCCTCATCACGTCTCCTCCCTCCTTCACGATCTGGCGATGCTCCTGTGTTCTCCCACCACGCCCAATCCCAATTAGGCGGAGCGCCCCTCTGTTAGCGCCTCGATGATGGTCCGACAGAAATCTCCCGTGTCCGGGGGTTTCATGGCCGTCACCAGATTCCCGTCCCGAAGGACTCGCCGCTCAACCCATTGGGCCCCTGCGTTGGTCACGTCGTCGCGAATGCCCTGGTACGAGGTGACCGTACGCCCTTTCAACACCCCTGCAGAGATCAGCACCCAAGGCCCGTGACAGATGGCTGCTATGACCCTCTGGGCTGCCCAGGCTTCCTGCACCATGCGTAGGACATCCGGCGACTGCCGGAGCTTGTCGGGAGCCCATCCGCCAGGGATCACCAGAGCGTCAAACTCGTCTCCCTTCAATTCTGCGGCGGTCCTGTCAACGTCTATCTGTAGCCCTTGCCGCGACTGATAGGCATTCGCGCTCCCCGTCCCGACCACAACAACCTCCGCTCCCTCCTCCCGAAAGCGCATGATCGGATACAATCCCTCGGTGGCATCGAATTCCTTCTCCAGGAACACGGCCACACGCTTGCCAGTCAGCTTCATCCGTTCTCACCCCCGACGCCGGTTGTTTCCGTGCCGACATCCCTGCCATTCCCCCGTCCGCCCACTTGTCCGCCCAAGGGCGGAGGGACCACTCCATGTGGGGTTCGCACCACGACGACTTCAAAGCGGCTTCGATCTCCCCGGTGCTTGGCCTCGTAATGCTCGATGGGGCGGCCGTCATCCAGGTAGCTCGTGCTCCTCACCAGCGCCAGAGGAGCCCCCTTGGTCGTCCCCAGTAGACGCGCGTCGTTCTCGGAAGCGGCGATGGCCTCAATCGTCCGAATGCCGCGAGCAATGCGAAGCCCGTACTTCCTCTCCAACAGGGCGTAGAGGGATTCCCTCTCAATCTCCTCGCGGGTGCCAACTAGATCCGGACACAGGTACTTGGGAATGCACGTGACGCTTCGCAGCATGGGCTCGCGCCCGATCGTCCGCAGGCGCTCGATGCGAATCACGGGCGCCCCCGGGGCGACGCCGAGGGTCTCTGCCAATGCAGGCGGGGCTTCAATTACTGACTGGCTGAGCACTCGTGTGCGTGGCTGTAGGCCCTGAGCCACCATGTCCTCGTAGAAACCCGTCAGGCGCCCTACCAGTCGTTCCCGGATCTTTGGCTCGGCCACGTAGGTGCCCCGTCCACGTTCCCGCTTGACGAGGCCTTCCGTCGCCAGGTCGGAGAGCGCTTGCCGGACCGTGACTCGCGATACGCAGAAGGCCCGACAGACATCTGCTTCGGAAGGAAGCCTCGTGCCAGCAGGCCACACACCACTCACGATCTTGTCCTTGAGCGAGTCCTTGATCTGCCGGTAGAACGGGACCTGCGTGCTGCGGTCTATGGGATGGCAGGAATCAAGAGAGGCGTTCACCGGCTCTTTCACGTCTTCTCACCCTCCGCCAGTCGCAGCATGAGAGGCAGACCCGGCCGACGACAAAGAAGCACTAACATTATAACATCCCTACAATACTTGCCGCACCACGTTGATGTGCTCGGCCGGGCGATCGCGGGATGCTGATGGCAGACGGAGAAACTCAGGGGTGCCAGACGCGCCAGAGGGCTTCGACCTGCTGCCGGGTCGCCTCCGGCGAGCCGTTGTTGTCCACGACCCATGTGGCCAGGGGGACCTTCTCGCGGAGTGGACGCTGAGCGCGCAGCCGCTGCCGGGCGGCTTCCTCGGTGATGCCGTCGCGGGCCGCGAGGCGGGCGATCTGCGTGGCCTCGTCCACGGTGACAACGACCGTGCCGTCCAGCGCGAAGGCCTCGGCCGGCGCCACATCCAGCAGCAGTGGGATATCCACGCCAATCGTGGCCCCAGGACGCGCAGACCGCAAGGCCTCAATCTCCTCCTCGATGCGACTGCGAATCCTGGAATGCGTGATCGCGTTCAGCCGTGCGCGGGCATCGGCGTCGCTGAAGATGAGCGCCGCCAGCGCCTTGCGGTCCAGGGTGCCGTCGGCGGCCAGTACGCACGGGCCGAAGGCCTCGACGATCTCGCGGAGGGTCTCGGTGCCCGGCGTAACCACCTCCCGCGCGATGGCATCCGCGTCAATCACGTGCGCGCCCATCTCGCGGAGAAACCCCGCCACCAGGCTCTTGCCGCTGGCGATCCCGCCGGTGAGCCCGATCACCCGCACGATGTTCCGGCTCACGGTGCGACCGGCTGCATCTCGGCCCAGTTCGGGCCTGCTTTGGCCTCGGCAACCAGCGGTACCGACAGCGGGAACGCCGCCTCCATCACGGCCCGGACCTGTTCCGCGACCCGCACCGAGACGGCCTCGGGCACCTCAAACAGCAGCTCGTCGTGAATCTGCAGGGTCATGCGCGCGCCGGGGAACGCCGGCAACACCTGCCTGACGATCTCCAGCATCGCGAGCTTGATGATGTCGGCGCTGGATCCCTGGATCGGCGTGTTGATCGCCACCCGCTCCGCGGCCTCGCGCACCGCGCGGTTGCGGCTCTGCAGGTCGGGCAGGTAGCGGCGACGGTTCAGCACCGTCGTAACGAAACCGTCCCGGCGGGCTTCCTCCACTATGCGCAGCATGTACTCCCGCACCCTGGGGAACCGGGCGTAGTAGAGGCCAATGAAGCTGCGTGCCTCCTCGCGGGGGATGCCGAGCTGGCCGGCCAGGCCGTGCTCGCTCATGCCGTAGGCGACCCCGAATACGATGGCCTTGGCCCGGCGCCGCAGCTCGGGGGTCACCGCGCCGCTCGCGACACCGAAGACCTCAGCCGCCGTGACGGCGTGGATGTCCTCGCCCCGCTCGAAGGCATCCACCAGGCCTGGATCGCGGGTGATGTGCGCCAGCACCCGCAGATCAATCTGCGAGTAGTCTGCGCTGAGGAGCTGCGACCCGGACGGCGCGATGATCGCGCGGCGGATCCTGCGGCCCTCTTCGGTGCGGATCGGCAGGTTCTGCAGATTGGGCTGCTCGGTGATCACGCGGCCCGTGGCGGCCAGCGTCTGGTTGAACGTGGTGTGCACCCGTCCGG contains these protein-coding regions:
- a CDS encoding copper amine oxidase N-terminal domain-containing protein, with product MALRVVAMAFVMAAGVLPHPAEAQAVRVVADGQVVAFDQPPVVVAGRVLIPLRGVFERLGAQVEWQPDPGRVVARHGATVVVLQPGVRRALVDGRTVLLDVPPMVLAGRTLVPLRFVGEALGASVNWDPAGRIVHVTSARYPAPPPAAAPLPGPPEPVRPLPVIPPAPPEPVRPTPVVPPTPQLVSVEGTVAQVDPYALPARLHVAADGMIWRFAVTAATTIFLTEVSSGRSGSVSLDQIRRGDSVRVTADALGQALSVRAYYRALTGLVESIGSRVMALGDGQILRIAGEAAFFLDGRQVTWDLLRRGMEVELRANPQTGDVWEIRARTPTPPLPIPPVPMPRPIPTPIYPLPPRIYGAYISDHGPLGIGATLVVTLRGTPRGSAWFDIGRIERGVGMVEGPLGTYTGRYAVRHGDTASRAGVTVRLRVAGMEIEMHAGTVVIDGLPPEFTRRSPEPGSVVSERQPTIILGLAERGPAGLDPGSFRLWVNGREARPVAITETSALYSPADPLPQGPNRVQARVADLARNEATTSWTFTIEPTRPPTPTLRPTPPPRPEPTPVPTPTPWSRPTPGPAPTPTPPVIAPPGPSPPVRPEPPAQPAPPVIVAPRPGDAIDSPLLIRGTAAGAAQVKVTVEYARGRADGHAVLIGPINVPTSGQGAWEARVHLAPPPRAGDRLTITAVAVGAGGVESRPARVVITVGE
- a CDS encoding type 1 glutamine amidotransferase translates to MKLTGKRVAVFLEKEFDATEGLYPIMRFREEGAEVVVVGTGSANAYQSRQGLQIDVDRTAAELKGDEFDALVIPGGWAPDKLRQSPDVLRMVQEAWAAQRVIAAICHGPWVLISAGVLKGRTVTSYQGIRDDVTNAGAQWVERRVLRDGNLVTAMKPPDTGDFCRTIIEALTEGRSA
- a CDS encoding GntR family transcriptional regulator, which encodes MKEPVNASLDSCHPIDRSTQVPFYRQIKDSLKDKIVSGVWPAGTRLPSEADVCRAFCVSRVTVRQALSDLATEGLVKRERGRGTYVAEPKIRERLVGRLTGFYEDMVAQGLQPRTRVLSQSVIEAPPALAETLGVAPGAPVIRIERLRTIGREPMLRSVTCIPKYLCPDLVGTREEIERESLYALLERKYGLRIARGIRTIEAIAASENDARLLGTTKGAPLALVRSTSYLDDGRPIEHYEAKHRGDRSRFEVVVVRTPHGVVPPPLGGQVGGRGNGRDVGTETTGVGGENG
- a CDS encoding ABC transporter substrate-binding protein — encoded protein: MRRFLLAGVVCALAALGVAEAGPAPGRVNILCVPDLAWCNELKVQFPRATGITLDFIRMSAGEALVRVRAERANPIFDVWFGGTGDPQWVAYEEGLTEFIRPRNWDELRSEIREVVAGRYIPLYMGILGWALNPRLLRERNLPEPKTWKDLADPRYRGLVSYPNPTTSGTGYTMLATVVQVYGESEAFELLKRIHPNVAEYTRAGTAPGVLAGRGEVAIGITFNHESVSQILRGFPITYGSARDGTGYEIGGVSLIKGAPNRANGIAFIEWALTPEAQRLAYEVGESYQILSNARTPVSRLSPRFQDFNVIKYDFARFGKTEVRNRLLERWLKEIFPLPK
- a CDS encoding dephospho-CoA kinase, which codes for MRVIGLTGGIASGKSLVAGFLREMGAHVIDADAIAREVVTPGTETLREIVEAFGPCVLAADGTLDRKALAALIFSDADARARLNAITHSRIRSRIEEEIEALRSARPGATIGVDIPLLLDVAPAEAFALDGTVVVTVDEATQIARLAARDGITEEAARQRLRAQRPLREKVPLATWVVDNNGSPEATRQQVEALWRVWHP